A genomic segment from Peromyscus maniculatus bairdii isolate BWxNUB_F1_BW_parent chromosome 11, HU_Pman_BW_mat_3.1, whole genome shotgun sequence encodes:
- the LOC102905339 gene encoding putative dimethylaniline monooxygenase [N-oxide-forming] 6 yields the protein MGKKVAIVGAGVSGLAAIRCCLEEGMEPICFERSNDVGGLWKFSGHAEEGRASIYQSVFTNSSKEMMCFPDFPYPDDFPNYMHHSKLQEYIKAFAQKKGLLRYIQFETLVSSIKKCSSFLATGQWEVVTEKDGKQDSLLFDAVMICSGHHVYPNMPTDSFPGLEHFEGKCLHSRDYKSPGTFQGKRILVIGLGNSAADIAVELSRLAAQVIISTRSGSWVMSRVWNDGYPWDMVYVTRFASFLRNVLPSFVSDWLYVKKMNTWFKHENYGLMPLNGPLRKEPVFNDELPARILCGTVTIKPSVTKFTETSAVFEDGTVFEDIDCVIFATGYGYAYPFLDDSIIKSRNNEVTLYKGIFPPQLKKPTMAVIGLVQSLGATIPTADLQARWAAKVFANTCTLPTTNEMMDDIDEKMGKKLKWFGQSHTLQTDYITYMDELSTFIGAKPNLPWLFLTDPQLALEVFFGPCSPYQFRLMGPGKWDGARNAILTQWKRTVKPTRTRAVGETQRPCHLYDLLKMFFFPVILLAVLLAFY from the exons ATGGGCAAGAAAGTGGCCATTGTCGGAGCTGGTGTCAGTGGTTTGGCTGCAATACGGTGCTgtctggaggaagggatggagccCATCTGCTTTGAAAGGAGCAATGATGTTGGAGGCCTTTGGAAATTCTCG GGCCACGCGGAGGAAGGAAGAGCCAGCATTTACCAGTCGGTATTCACCAACTCTTCCAAAGAAATGATGTGTTTTCCGGACTTCCCCTATCCTGATGATTTCCCAAACTACATGCaccatagcaagctccaggaataCATAAAGGCATTTGCCCAGAAGAAGGGTCTTTTAAGATACATACAGTTTGAG accctTGTTTCCAGTATAAAGAAATGTTCTAGCTTCTTGGCCACTGGCCAATGGGAGGTTGTTACTGAAAAGGATGGGAAGCAAGATTCTCTGCTCTTTGATGCTGTAATGATTTGTTCAGGGCATCATGTGTACCCCAATATGCCAACTGACTCTTTTCCTG GTCTAGAACACTTTGAAGGCAAGTGCCTGCACAGCCGGGATTACAAGAGCCCAGGAACCTTCCAGGGAAAGAGGATCCTCGTAATCGGCCTGGGAAACTCAGCAGCTGACATCGCTGTTGAACTCAGTCGCCTGGCTGCACAG GTCATTATCAGCACCAGAAGTGGTTCCTGGGTCATGAGTCGGGTTTGGAATGATGGGTATCCTTGGGATATGGTGTATGTTACCCGCTTTGCATCCTTCCTCCGGAATGTCCTTCCTTCATTTGTCTCTGACTGGTTATATGTCAAGAAGATGAACACATGGTTTAAGCATGAGAACTATGGCCTGATGCCTTTAAATGG TCCCCTAAGGAAAGAACCCGTGTTCAACGATGAGCTCCCAGCCCGCATCCTGTGCGGCACTGTGACCATCAAGCCCAGTGTGACGAAGTTCACAGAGACCTCCGCTGTCTTTGAGGATGGGACTGTGTTTGAGGACATTGACTGCGTCATCTTCGCAACAGGCTATGGTTATGCCTACCCCTTCCTGGATGACTCCATCATCAAAAGCAGAAACAATGAGGTCACCTTGTACAAAGGCATCTTCCCTCCTCAGCTGAAGAAACCAACCATGGCAGTGATTGGCCTTGTCCAGTCCCTTGGTGCTACCATCCCCACGGCTGACCTGCAGGCACGCTGGGCTGCTAAAGTGTTTGCAA ACACATGCACCCTGCCAACTACAAATGAAATGATGGATGACATTGATGAAAAGATGGGCAAGAAACTCAAGTG GTTTGGCCAGAGCCACACTCTGCAGACAGATTACATCACATACATGGATGAGCTGAGCACCTTCATAGGGGCCAAGCCTAACCTACCCTGGCTCTTCTTGACTGATCCCCAGCTGGCCCTGGAGGTGTTCTTTGGCCCTTGTAGTCCATATCAGTTTCGACTGATGGGACCAGGAAAGTGGGATGGAGCCAGAAATGCCATCTTGACCCAATGGAAGAGGACAGTGAAGCCAACCAGGACCAGGGCTGTCGGGgaaacacagagaccctgtcaccTTTATGActtgttaaaaatgtttttcttcccagTGATCCTTCTGGCTGTTTTGCTcgcattttattaa